The following proteins come from a genomic window of Hypanus sabinus isolate sHypSab1 chromosome 9, sHypSab1.hap1, whole genome shotgun sequence:
- the LOC132399757 gene encoding teashirt homolog 2 isoform X2: MCTEEEEEEEEDSKGSYSYQNSPVSAMSNQDVECDSHISDTSDRLADFKSISSRDGQEKEEESNGETKSDQQNSLGAMRAVYASFLSDSYWSSLGFDLKQSKAERTSCKSSNESTKSSFDWHQDALSKTFQQSSSGRPVPKPNLFSSVQLYRQNNKLFGTVFTGASRFRCRECSAAYDTLVELTVHMNDTGHYQDDNHKKNLDPNNSWTKSRKRALQEMDGMHDAQKVLKCMYCGYSFDSLQDLSVHMIKTKHYQKVPLKEPMPPIGSKLVPPTKKRAHHEVNQPCSPDSTTGVAGTFTGEAQKNSNPYVSSNNRYGYQNGASYTWQFEACKSQILKCMECGSSHDTLQQLTAHMMVTGHFLKVTNSASKKGKQIVFDPLAVDKAQSVTEAPSSEIQPLAPVSKLPPDSLTPPTAEDNKNEEEKQETPEEMEKPPKDKDDCKGDNPEKIFGSTLQYQYIREEDLEESSKGGGDILKSLENTVTSAINKAQTGSPSWSAYPSIHAAYQLPGIIKPVQLGTQIMQVKPNLKPIAPKVRYFSVITSSQNQGIPSNSDQIKEEPVSPVHDQILSKLEENSIEKSDPKLNLQSTLTLPCKTESESPIKTETVSDLPKADSPCLKDAEEMKQNFKNEPTKSDKGSPNFSLTNGCSGLSVITDHPSEHLSVSPLSALQSIMNTHLGKAAKPLNSNVDPVTMLCRLNKSLLEKSASPPSLIKSSNVADSYYYESSDQPIDLTKSKSGTTIQTNPVKPFTSLPSKHALSDIADMVKVLPKGTTPKPSTSSKMTTERLETDVRSFEDVSMEFLPVQKRKGRQSNWNPQHLLILQAQFAASLWQTGEGKYLLSDLGPQDRMHISKFTGLTMTTISHWLANVKYQLRKTGGTKFLKNLDTGHPIFYCNDCASQFRTPSTYIGHLESHLGFTMKDMAKISVQHARGEQEVSKVASEKSTGPAAADEDIGSKFQCNLCNRTFASKHAVKLHLSKTHGKSPENHSQYVTELEEE; the protein is encoded by the coding sequence ATGTGCACggaagaagaggaagaggaagaggaggacaGTAAAGGCAGCTACAGCTACCAGAATTCTCCAGTTAGTGCAATGTCCAACCAGGATGTAGAGTGTGATTCACACATAAGTGATACCAGTGACCGATTGGCTGATTTTAAAAGTATTTCTTCCCGAGATGGgcaagaaaaggaggaggaatcAAATGGAGAGACAAAGAGTGACCAGCAGAACAGTTTAGGAGCAATGAGAGCTGTTTATGCCAGCTTTTTGTCTGATTCGTATTGGTCGAGTCTAGGCTTTGACCTCAAGCAGTCAAAGGCAGAAAGGACAAGCTGCAAAAGCAGCAACGAAAGCACCAAAAGTAGCTTTGATTGGCATCAAGATGCATTATCCAAAACATTTCAGCAGTCATCTTCTGGCAGACCAGTGCCTAAGCCAAATCTTTTCAGTTCAGTGCAGTTGTACAGACAAAATAACAAATTGTTTGGGACTGTCTTCACAGGTGCCAGTAGGTTTCGTTGCCGAGAATGTAGTGCAGCATATGACACTTTGGTAGAACTAACTGTGCACATGAATGATACAGGTCATTACCAAGATGATAACCACAAAAAAAACTTGGACCCAAACAACAGTTGGACAAAGTCACGAAAACGGGCTTTGCAGGAAATGGATGGTATGCATGATGCCCAGAAAGTTTTAAAGTGCATGTACTGTGGTTATTCCTTTGATTCCCTTCAAGACTTGAGTGTTCATATGATTAAAACAAAACATTACCAGAAAGTGCCTCTGAAGGAACCAATGCCACCCATTGGATCAAAGTTAGTCCCTCCCACTAAAAAACGGGCCCATCATGAAGTCAACCAGCCTTGTTCACCAGATTCAACAACTGGAGTTGCAGGGACATTCACGGGTGAAGCACAAAAGAACTCAAACCCCTATGTGTCATCGAACAATCGGTATGGTTATCAAAACGGTGCCAGCTATACTTGGCAATTTGAAGCCTGTAAGTCTCAGATTCTGAAGTGTATGGAATGTGGAAGCTCTCACGATACACTACAGCAGCTCACTGCTCACATGATGGTGACGGGGCATTTTCTTAAGGTCACAAATTCTGCATCAAAAAAGGGAAAACAGATTGTTTTTGATCCTTTGGCTGTGGACAAAGCACAGTCTGTCACAGAAGCACCATCAAGTGAAATCCAACCTCTGGCACCAGTCAGCAAATTGCCTCCAGATTCTTTAACTCCACCAACAGCTGAGGATAACAAAAATGAAGAAGAAAAGCAAGAGACACCAGAGGAAATGGAGAAACCACCTAAAGATAAAGATGATTGCAAAGGTGACAACCCAGAAAAGATATTTGGCTCCACACTTCAATACCAATACATAAGAGAAGAAGATCTGGAGGAGAGCTCAAAGGGAGGTGGTGATATTCTTAAATCACTTGAAAACACTGTTACTTCAGCCATTAACAAGGCCCAAACAGGGAGCCCAAGCTGGAGTGCATATCCCAGCATCCATGCTGCCTATCAGCTTCCAGGGATTATTAAACCTGTGCAGCTTGGTACTCAAATAATGCAAGTTAAGCCAAACCTGAAGCCAATAGCTCCAAAAGTCAGGTATTTCTCTGTAATTACAAGCAGCCAAAACCAAGGCATTCCGTCCAACAGTGACCAAATCAAGGAAGAGCCAGTTAGCCCAGTTCATGACCAGATTTTATCCAAGCTGGAAGAAAACAGTATTGAGAAAAGCGATCCAAAGTTAAATCTTCAGTCCACCCTAACTTTGCCATGTAAAACGGAAAGTGAGAGTCCAATAAAAACAGAGACTGTCAGTGATCTCCCAAAGGCAGACTCACCATGTTTGAAGGATGCTGAAGAAATGAAGCAAAACTTCAAGAACGAGCCTACAAAAAGTGATAAAGGATCTCCCAATTTTTCATTAACCAATGGATGTTCTGGACTGTCTGTCATCACAGATCATCCATCTGAACACCTTTCTGTCAGCCCACTTAGTGCATTGCAATCGATAATGAATACTCATCTTGGCAAAGCTGCCAAGCCCCTTAACTCAAATGTAGACCCTGTAACTATGCTTTGTAGACTAAATAAAAGCTTGTTGGAGAAATCAGCTTCACCGCCAAGTTTAATAAAGTCATCTAATGTCGCTGATAGTTACTACTATGAAAGCAGTGATCAGCCAATAGATCTCACCAAGTCGAAGAGCGGCACAACCATCCAAACAAACCCTGTCAAACCTTTTACTTCATTACCTTCCAAACATGCTTTATCTGATATTGCTGATATGGTAAAGGTCCTCCCAAAGGGTACAACACCAAAACCTTCTACCTCATCAAAGATGACAACAGAAAGGTTAGAGACTGATGTGAGGAGCTTTGAAGATGTGTCAATGGAATTTTTACCTGTTCAGAAAAGGAAAGGAAGGCAGTCAAACTGGAATCCCCAACACCTTCTTATCTTGCAGGCCCAATTTGCTGCAAgtctgtggcagacaggagaaggCAAGTATTTATTATCTGATCTAGGTCCACAAGACCGTATGCATATTTCAAAGTTTACTGGACTCACTATGACTACCATAAGTCACTGGCTTGCCAATGTAAAGTATCAATTGAGAAAGACAGGTGGAACAAAATTCCTTAAGAATTTAGACACAGGGCATCCAATTTTCTACTGCAATGATTGTGCCTCCCAGTTTAGGACTCCTTCCACATACATTGGTCATTTGGAATCCCACTTGGGCTTCACCATGAAAGATATGGCAAAAATTTCTGTACAGCATGCAAGAGGGGAGCAAGAAGTGTCTAAAGTAGCATCTGAGAAGTCAACAGGACCAGCTGCAGCAGATGAAGACATAGGCAGCAAGTTCCAGTGTAATCTGTGCAATCGAACTTTTGCTAGCAAGCATGCAGTAAAACTGCATCTCAGCAAAACACATGGGAAGTCACCAGAGAATCATTCGCAGTATGTAACTGAACTAGAGGAAGAATAG
- the LOC132399757 gene encoding teashirt homolog 2 isoform X1: MPRRKQQAPKRAAVYVPEEDLKTGELREGEDASPSVEELQGNGYMCTEEEEEEEEDSKGSYSYQNSPVSAMSNQDVECDSHISDTSDRLADFKSISSRDGQEKEEESNGETKSDQQNSLGAMRAVYASFLSDSYWSSLGFDLKQSKAERTSCKSSNESTKSSFDWHQDALSKTFQQSSSGRPVPKPNLFSSVQLYRQNNKLFGTVFTGASRFRCRECSAAYDTLVELTVHMNDTGHYQDDNHKKNLDPNNSWTKSRKRALQEMDGMHDAQKVLKCMYCGYSFDSLQDLSVHMIKTKHYQKVPLKEPMPPIGSKLVPPTKKRAHHEVNQPCSPDSTTGVAGTFTGEAQKNSNPYVSSNNRYGYQNGASYTWQFEACKSQILKCMECGSSHDTLQQLTAHMMVTGHFLKVTNSASKKGKQIVFDPLAVDKAQSVTEAPSSEIQPLAPVSKLPPDSLTPPTAEDNKNEEEKQETPEEMEKPPKDKDDCKGDNPEKIFGSTLQYQYIREEDLEESSKGGGDILKSLENTVTSAINKAQTGSPSWSAYPSIHAAYQLPGIIKPVQLGTQIMQVKPNLKPIAPKVRYFSVITSSQNQGIPSNSDQIKEEPVSPVHDQILSKLEENSIEKSDPKLNLQSTLTLPCKTESESPIKTETVSDLPKADSPCLKDAEEMKQNFKNEPTKSDKGSPNFSLTNGCSGLSVITDHPSEHLSVSPLSALQSIMNTHLGKAAKPLNSNVDPVTMLCRLNKSLLEKSASPPSLIKSSNVADSYYYESSDQPIDLTKSKSGTTIQTNPVKPFTSLPSKHALSDIADMVKVLPKGTTPKPSTSSKMTTERLETDVRSFEDVSMEFLPVQKRKGRQSNWNPQHLLILQAQFAASLWQTGEGKYLLSDLGPQDRMHISKFTGLTMTTISHWLANVKYQLRKTGGTKFLKNLDTGHPIFYCNDCASQFRTPSTYIGHLESHLGFTMKDMAKISVQHARGEQEVSKVASEKSTGPAAADEDIGSKFQCNLCNRTFASKHAVKLHLSKTHGKSPENHSQYVTELEEE, from the coding sequence TGTATGTCCCTGAAGAAGATTTAAAGACGGGAGaactgagagagggagaagatgccagccCTTCTGTTGAGGAATTACAAGGCAATGGTTACATGTGCACggaagaagaggaagaggaagaggaggacaGTAAAGGCAGCTACAGCTACCAGAATTCTCCAGTTAGTGCAATGTCCAACCAGGATGTAGAGTGTGATTCACACATAAGTGATACCAGTGACCGATTGGCTGATTTTAAAAGTATTTCTTCCCGAGATGGgcaagaaaaggaggaggaatcAAATGGAGAGACAAAGAGTGACCAGCAGAACAGTTTAGGAGCAATGAGAGCTGTTTATGCCAGCTTTTTGTCTGATTCGTATTGGTCGAGTCTAGGCTTTGACCTCAAGCAGTCAAAGGCAGAAAGGACAAGCTGCAAAAGCAGCAACGAAAGCACCAAAAGTAGCTTTGATTGGCATCAAGATGCATTATCCAAAACATTTCAGCAGTCATCTTCTGGCAGACCAGTGCCTAAGCCAAATCTTTTCAGTTCAGTGCAGTTGTACAGACAAAATAACAAATTGTTTGGGACTGTCTTCACAGGTGCCAGTAGGTTTCGTTGCCGAGAATGTAGTGCAGCATATGACACTTTGGTAGAACTAACTGTGCACATGAATGATACAGGTCATTACCAAGATGATAACCACAAAAAAAACTTGGACCCAAACAACAGTTGGACAAAGTCACGAAAACGGGCTTTGCAGGAAATGGATGGTATGCATGATGCCCAGAAAGTTTTAAAGTGCATGTACTGTGGTTATTCCTTTGATTCCCTTCAAGACTTGAGTGTTCATATGATTAAAACAAAACATTACCAGAAAGTGCCTCTGAAGGAACCAATGCCACCCATTGGATCAAAGTTAGTCCCTCCCACTAAAAAACGGGCCCATCATGAAGTCAACCAGCCTTGTTCACCAGATTCAACAACTGGAGTTGCAGGGACATTCACGGGTGAAGCACAAAAGAACTCAAACCCCTATGTGTCATCGAACAATCGGTATGGTTATCAAAACGGTGCCAGCTATACTTGGCAATTTGAAGCCTGTAAGTCTCAGATTCTGAAGTGTATGGAATGTGGAAGCTCTCACGATACACTACAGCAGCTCACTGCTCACATGATGGTGACGGGGCATTTTCTTAAGGTCACAAATTCTGCATCAAAAAAGGGAAAACAGATTGTTTTTGATCCTTTGGCTGTGGACAAAGCACAGTCTGTCACAGAAGCACCATCAAGTGAAATCCAACCTCTGGCACCAGTCAGCAAATTGCCTCCAGATTCTTTAACTCCACCAACAGCTGAGGATAACAAAAATGAAGAAGAAAAGCAAGAGACACCAGAGGAAATGGAGAAACCACCTAAAGATAAAGATGATTGCAAAGGTGACAACCCAGAAAAGATATTTGGCTCCACACTTCAATACCAATACATAAGAGAAGAAGATCTGGAGGAGAGCTCAAAGGGAGGTGGTGATATTCTTAAATCACTTGAAAACACTGTTACTTCAGCCATTAACAAGGCCCAAACAGGGAGCCCAAGCTGGAGTGCATATCCCAGCATCCATGCTGCCTATCAGCTTCCAGGGATTATTAAACCTGTGCAGCTTGGTACTCAAATAATGCAAGTTAAGCCAAACCTGAAGCCAATAGCTCCAAAAGTCAGGTATTTCTCTGTAATTACAAGCAGCCAAAACCAAGGCATTCCGTCCAACAGTGACCAAATCAAGGAAGAGCCAGTTAGCCCAGTTCATGACCAGATTTTATCCAAGCTGGAAGAAAACAGTATTGAGAAAAGCGATCCAAAGTTAAATCTTCAGTCCACCCTAACTTTGCCATGTAAAACGGAAAGTGAGAGTCCAATAAAAACAGAGACTGTCAGTGATCTCCCAAAGGCAGACTCACCATGTTTGAAGGATGCTGAAGAAATGAAGCAAAACTTCAAGAACGAGCCTACAAAAAGTGATAAAGGATCTCCCAATTTTTCATTAACCAATGGATGTTCTGGACTGTCTGTCATCACAGATCATCCATCTGAACACCTTTCTGTCAGCCCACTTAGTGCATTGCAATCGATAATGAATACTCATCTTGGCAAAGCTGCCAAGCCCCTTAACTCAAATGTAGACCCTGTAACTATGCTTTGTAGACTAAATAAAAGCTTGTTGGAGAAATCAGCTTCACCGCCAAGTTTAATAAAGTCATCTAATGTCGCTGATAGTTACTACTATGAAAGCAGTGATCAGCCAATAGATCTCACCAAGTCGAAGAGCGGCACAACCATCCAAACAAACCCTGTCAAACCTTTTACTTCATTACCTTCCAAACATGCTTTATCTGATATTGCTGATATGGTAAAGGTCCTCCCAAAGGGTACAACACCAAAACCTTCTACCTCATCAAAGATGACAACAGAAAGGTTAGAGACTGATGTGAGGAGCTTTGAAGATGTGTCAATGGAATTTTTACCTGTTCAGAAAAGGAAAGGAAGGCAGTCAAACTGGAATCCCCAACACCTTCTTATCTTGCAGGCCCAATTTGCTGCAAgtctgtggcagacaggagaaggCAAGTATTTATTATCTGATCTAGGTCCACAAGACCGTATGCATATTTCAAAGTTTACTGGACTCACTATGACTACCATAAGTCACTGGCTTGCCAATGTAAAGTATCAATTGAGAAAGACAGGTGGAACAAAATTCCTTAAGAATTTAGACACAGGGCATCCAATTTTCTACTGCAATGATTGTGCCTCCCAGTTTAGGACTCCTTCCACATACATTGGTCATTTGGAATCCCACTTGGGCTTCACCATGAAAGATATGGCAAAAATTTCTGTACAGCATGCAAGAGGGGAGCAAGAAGTGTCTAAAGTAGCATCTGAGAAGTCAACAGGACCAGCTGCAGCAGATGAAGACATAGGCAGCAAGTTCCAGTGTAATCTGTGCAATCGAACTTTTGCTAGCAAGCATGCAGTAAAACTGCATCTCAGCAAAACACATGGGAAGTCACCAGAGAATCATTCGCAGTATGTAACTGAACTAGAGGAAGAATAG